From Rhodovastum atsumiense, a single genomic window includes:
- a CDS encoding CGNR zinc finger domain-containing protein has product MKAPQEFRFNSGCLALDLVATVRRRASLPHDVLAPPGAPARWLRDAALLNDLSALSVAQEAGVRLLRETIWTLADAVTQGRALPAEAVDYLNAVAACPVPVPQLDAASATILRIATDPVQAALATIAQDAVDLLGGPLRTRIKACCQPDCRMLFLDTSPSMRRRWCSMDRCGSRAKGGAFRQRLKESHQLPE; this is encoded by the coding sequence ATGAAGGCCCCGCAGGAATTCCGGTTTAATTCCGGCTGTCTGGCACTTGATCTTGTCGCGACGGTGCGGCGACGCGCGTCCTTGCCCCACGACGTGCTGGCTCCGCCGGGTGCGCCGGCGCGCTGGCTGCGGGATGCGGCGCTGCTGAACGACCTGTCCGCTCTGTCCGTGGCGCAGGAAGCGGGGGTGCGGCTGTTGCGCGAAACCATCTGGACCCTGGCCGACGCGGTGACACAGGGGCGCGCCCTGCCAGCGGAAGCGGTCGATTACCTCAATGCCGTCGCCGCCTGTCCGGTGCCTGTTCCCCAACTCGATGCGGCCTCGGCGACAATCCTGCGGATCGCCACCGATCCGGTCCAGGCGGCGCTGGCCACCATCGCCCAGGATGCCGTCGATCTGCTCGGGGGACCGCTGCGAACCCGGATCAAAGCCTGCTGCCAGCCGGATTGCCGGATGCTGTTTCTCGACACCTCGCCCAGCATGCGGCGGCGTTGGTGCTCGATGGACCGCTGCGGCAGCCGGGCCAAGGGCGGCGCGTTCCGCCAGCGCCTGAAAGAATCCCATCAACTACCTGAATAA
- a CDS encoding CBS domain-containing protein — protein MAMAPAGGIRPGSKGSVAMTIAAILKNKPNNVVLVAPKDELRTVVQGLARQKVGVALVMEGDRMIGIISERDVMRVLAANGPAVLETAVECHMISEVRTCTPATTVDEATAMMNAGRFRHLPVIDEARLLGVISIRDLLNAKVAKQATDVNSLCGYVAGAYTRS, from the coding sequence ATGGCCATGGCGCCTGCCGGTGGTATTCGACCTGGAAGCAAAGGTAGTGTTGCAATGACAATTGCTGCAATCCTGAAAAATAAACCCAATAATGTTGTACTCGTCGCTCCGAAGGACGAACTCCGGACGGTGGTCCAGGGCCTGGCCAGACAGAAAGTGGGTGTGGCGCTGGTCATGGAAGGCGACCGCATGATTGGCATCATCAGCGAGCGCGATGTGATGCGTGTCCTCGCGGCCAATGGACCGGCCGTATTGGAAACGGCCGTCGAGTGCCACATGATCAGCGAGGTCAGGACATGCACGCCGGCCACCACGGTTGACGAAGCCACCGCGATGATGAACGCAGGCCGCTTCCGGCACCTGCCGGTCATCGACGAGGCCAGGCTGCTCGGGGTGATCAGTATCCGTGACCTGCTGAACGCCAAGGTTGCAAAACAGGCAACGGATGTGAACTCGCTGTGTGGCTATGTCGCGGGGGCTTACACCAGGAGCTGA
- a CDS encoding SDR family oxidoreductase, whose amino-acid sequence MQRLKDKTCVITGAARGIGRAIAARFHDEGAIVIVTDLDEVAGAATAAAIGCRFEKLDVREETDWLRLSGGVPTVDVVVNNAGVTGFERGAVAHDPEHASLANWREVHRVNLDGTFLGCRYAIRAMKARGTGSIINISSRSGLVGIPLAAAYASSKAAIRNHTKSVALYCAQKGWKIRCNSIHPAAILTGIWEPMLGTGPDREARMRALVADTPLQRFGMPEEVAAIAVMLASDEATYVTGTEVTIDGGLLAGSAASPGRQNSR is encoded by the coding sequence GTGCAGAGATTGAAAGACAAGACCTGCGTCATCACCGGCGCCGCGCGCGGCATCGGTCGCGCCATTGCCGCCCGCTTCCATGACGAAGGCGCCATCGTCATCGTCACCGATCTCGACGAAGTCGCCGGTGCGGCCACCGCCGCGGCGATCGGATGCCGGTTCGAAAAGCTCGACGTGCGGGAAGAAACCGACTGGCTGCGCCTGTCCGGCGGCGTCCCGACAGTTGATGTCGTGGTCAACAATGCCGGCGTGACAGGCTTCGAACGCGGCGCGGTGGCCCACGATCCCGAACATGCCAGCCTCGCGAATTGGCGGGAGGTCCACAGGGTCAACCTCGACGGCACCTTCCTCGGCTGCCGCTATGCAATCCGCGCCATGAAGGCACGCGGCACCGGCTCGATCATCAACATCTCGTCGCGCTCCGGGCTGGTCGGCATTCCCCTTGCCGCCGCCTACGCCTCGTCCAAGGCCGCCATCCGCAACCACACCAAGTCGGTTGCGCTCTATTGCGCGCAGAAGGGCTGGAAGATTCGCTGCAACTCGATTCATCCCGCCGCCATCCTGACCGGGATCTGGGAGCCAATGCTCGGCACCGGTCCCGATCGCGAGGCCAGGATGCGGGCCCTTGTCGCCGACACCCCATTGCAGCGGTTCGGCATGCCCGAGGAAGTCGCGGCGATTGCGGTCATGCTCGCCTCGGACGAAGCAACCTACGTGACGGGCACGGAGGTGACTATCGACGGCGGATTGCTGGCCGGGTCCGCGGCGTCCCCCGGCCGGCAGAACTCCAGATGA
- a CDS encoding alpha/beta fold hydrolase, whose product MTIQAEETRTIAVGPHHLSVTRRGSGPSIVLLHGIPTSAYLWREVVPPLVSAGFETITIDLLGYGRSDKPEAADLGLAAQAERVAGVLARLDWPGGTLIGHDIGGGVAQLIALHHPDLVTALVLVDSVLYDSFPEPGIARLKDPAWDAILGAPDFDLKKGFAKGLRRGVVQADRVTPALIDAYERPFAGIEGRRAYLRAARALRTEELASRMDEIERLDVPTLIVWGEDDVFQPLHFGQRLARAMPRARLAILDQAGHFLPEDAPGRLVRRILDFLQGGSVAA is encoded by the coding sequence ATGACGATCCAGGCGGAGGAAACCAGAACGATCGCGGTCGGTCCGCACCACCTGTCGGTGACGCGACGGGGCAGTGGCCCCTCGATCGTTCTGCTGCACGGCATTCCGACCAGCGCCTATCTGTGGCGCGAGGTGGTCCCGCCCCTGGTGTCGGCGGGGTTCGAAACCATCACCATCGACCTGCTCGGTTACGGCCGGTCGGACAAGCCGGAGGCGGCGGATCTGGGACTGGCGGCGCAGGCCGAACGGGTGGCCGGCGTTCTCGCCCGGCTGGACTGGCCGGGGGGAACCCTGATCGGCCACGACATCGGCGGTGGCGTGGCGCAGTTGATCGCCCTGCATCATCCCGATCTGGTCACCGCCCTGGTCCTGGTCGATTCCGTTCTCTACGATTCCTTTCCCGAACCCGGCATCGCCCGGCTGAAGGACCCGGCCTGGGACGCCATCCTCGGCGCGCCGGATTTCGATTTGAAGAAAGGTTTCGCCAAGGGCTTGCGGCGCGGTGTGGTGCAAGCCGACCGCGTCACCCCGGCGCTGATCGACGCCTACGAACGTCCGTTTGCTGGAATCGAGGGGCGGCGGGCCTATCTGCGCGCCGCCCGCGCCCTGCGCACCGAGGAACTGGCCTCGCGGATGGACGAGATCGAACGGCTTGATGTCCCGACCCTGATCGTGTGGGGCGAGGACGACGTGTTCCAGCCACTCCACTTCGGCCAGAGGCTGGCCAGGGCGATGCCTCGCGCCCGGCTCGCCATTCTCGACCAGGCGGGCCACTTTCTTCCCGAGGATGCCCCCGGGCGTCTGGTCCGCCGCATCCTCGATTTCCTGCAGGGCGGCTCCGTCGCAGCCTGA